The Planctomycetota bacterium genome has a segment encoding these proteins:
- a CDS encoding ATP-binding cassette domain-containing protein, with translation MPPQPADSVAVVDGLSHRYGATVALDGITLAIPAGRMVGVIGPDGVGKSTLLSIVAGAKRIQSGRVAVLGGDMADARHRDAVCPRIAFMPQGLGRNLSNELSVFENVDFFARLFAIPAAERPARIAALLAATGLAPFPDRPVGSLSGGMKQKTGLCTALVHDPDLLILDEPTTGVDPLSRRQFWTLIALIRRDRPTMSVLVATADMEEAARFDLLVVVDRGRILAVGTPAELMARTGTATLEATYVALLPEADRGPTQALVIPPRTVHDGPPAIVARHLTKRFGDFVAVDDLSFEIARGEIFGFLGSNGCGKSTTMKMLTGLLPATSGEAILLGSPVEDTGVAARRRVGYMSQSFSLYGALTVRQNLLLHARLFHLPAARAAARIAELEKRFGLGAHRDDRAEILPLGVRQRLSLAVAVIHEPEMLILDEPTSGVDPVARDAFWELLVGLSREQGVTIFVSTHFMNEALRCDRISLMHAGRVIACDTPAALLAAAGTDDFEEAFIHAMADAAEPSDAAAPPPAAAVLHHGGPVRPPRFPGLTRLLAYAHRESLEILRDPVRLAFAFGGSLLLMVVLGYGITTDVEQVRYAAFDQDRSPTSRDLVAAFAGSRSFAGRPDLAGAADLERRLRANEISLALEIPPQFGRAVARGGPTELSAVVDGANPARAETIAAYATSVVAGHVADVVRRGAPLPDLAKRLPAIEPRFLYNPAFESKYAIVPSIPATLLMLLPAILTAVSVVREKELGSIVNFYVTPTTRLEFLLGKQLPTAVIALVAYMLLVVVAVTLFGVPLRGHGPMLTACACLYVLATTAIGLVIASFTSSQVAAVFATAIVTMLPTIQFSGLFQPVSTLVGQARVIGTLWPTTYFLHASVGAFTKGLDAPLLAADALALAAFVPVLLAIARALLPRQEV, from the coding sequence ATGCCCCCTCAGCCGGCCGACAGCGTGGCCGTGGTCGACGGGCTCAGCCACCGCTACGGCGCCACGGTGGCGCTCGACGGGATCACGCTGGCGATCCCCGCCGGGCGGATGGTGGGCGTGATCGGCCCCGACGGCGTCGGCAAGTCGACGCTCCTGTCGATCGTCGCCGGGGCCAAGCGGATCCAGTCGGGGCGCGTCGCCGTCCTCGGCGGCGACATGGCCGACGCGCGCCACCGCGACGCCGTCTGCCCGCGGATCGCCTTCATGCCGCAGGGGCTGGGGCGCAATCTGTCGAACGAGCTGTCGGTGTTCGAGAACGTCGACTTCTTCGCGCGGCTGTTCGCGATTCCCGCCGCCGAACGTCCGGCCCGGATCGCGGCGCTGCTGGCGGCGACCGGCCTCGCGCCGTTTCCCGACCGCCCCGTCGGCTCGCTTTCGGGGGGCATGAAGCAGAAGACGGGGCTGTGTACGGCGCTGGTCCATGACCCCGACCTGTTGATCCTCGACGAGCCGACCACCGGCGTCGATCCGCTGTCGCGCCGGCAGTTCTGGACGCTGATCGCCCTGATCCGCCGCGACCGGCCGACGATGAGCGTCCTGGTGGCGACGGCCGACATGGAGGAGGCGGCGCGCTTCGACCTGCTCGTGGTCGTCGACCGGGGCCGGATCCTCGCCGTCGGCACACCGGCCGAGCTGATGGCGCGGACCGGCACGGCCACGCTCGAGGCGACCTACGTCGCCCTCCTGCCCGAGGCCGATCGCGGTCCGACACAGGCCCTCGTGATCCCGCCGCGCACCGTCCACGACGGCCCACCGGCGATCGTCGCCCGCCACCTCACCAAGCGCTTCGGCGATTTCGTCGCCGTCGACGACCTGTCGTTCGAGATCGCGCGCGGCGAGATCTTCGGGTTCCTCGGCTCCAACGGCTGCGGCAAGTCGACGACGATGAAGATGCTCACCGGCCTGCTCCCGGCGACGTCGGGTGAGGCGATCCTCCTCGGCTCCCCGGTGGAAGACACCGGCGTCGCCGCCCGGCGGCGCGTCGGCTACATGTCGCAGTCGTTCTCGCTGTACGGCGCCCTCACCGTCCGCCAGAACCTCCTCCTCCATGCCCGTCTGTTCCACCTCCCCGCGGCCCGCGCCGCCGCGCGGATCGCCGAGCTGGAGAAGCGCTTCGGCCTCGGCGCGCACCGCGACGACCGTGCCGAGATCCTCCCGCTCGGCGTGCGCCAGCGCCTGTCGCTCGCCGTGGCGGTGATCCACGAGCCGGAGATGCTGATCCTCGACGAGCCGACGTCGGGCGTCGACCCGGTGGCGCGCGACGCCTTCTGGGAGCTGCTCGTCGGCCTGTCGCGGGAGCAGGGGGTGACGATCTTCGTCTCCACCCACTTCATGAACGAGGCCCTGCGCTGCGACCGGATCTCGCTGATGCACGCCGGCCGGGTGATCGCCTGCGACACGCCGGCGGCGCTCCTGGCCGCCGCCGGGACCGACGACTTCGAAGAGGCGTTCATCCACGCGATGGCCGACGCCGCCGAGCCGTCGGACGCCGCCGCGCCGCCACCGGCCGCCGCCGTCCTCCACCACGGCGGGCCCGTGCGCCCGCCGCGCTTTCCCGGCCTCACGCGTCTCCTCGCCTACGCCCACCGCGAGTCGCTCGAGATCCTCCGCGACCCGGTCCGGCTGGCGTTCGCGTTCGGCGGGTCGCTGCTGTTGATGGTCGTGCTCGGCTACGGGATCACGACCGACGTCGAGCAGGTGCGCTACGCCGCGTTCGACCAGGACCGCAGCCCCACCAGCCGCGACCTCGTCGCCGCCTTCGCCGGATCGCGCTCGTTCGCCGGCCGGCCCGACCTCGCCGGGGCCGCCGACCTCGAGCGGCGGCTGCGCGCCAACGAGATCTCGCTGGCACTCGAGATCCCGCCGCAGTTCGGTCGCGCCGTCGCGCGCGGCGGCCCGACGGAGCTGTCGGCCGTCGTCGACGGCGCCAATCCCGCCCGTGCCGAGACGATCGCCGCCTACGCCACCTCGGTCGTCGCCGGCCACGTGGCCGACGTCGTCCGCCGCGGCGCCCCGCTTCCCGACCTCGCCAAGCGCCTCCCCGCGATCGAACCGCGCTTCCTCTACAACCCGGCCTTCGAGAGCAAATACGCGATCGTGCCGAGCATCCCGGCGACGCTCCTGATGCTCCTCCCGGCGATCCTCACCGCCGTCAGCGTGGTCCGCGAGAAGGAGCTCGGCTCGATCGTCAACTTCTACGTCACGCCGACGACGCGGCTCGAATTCCTCCTCGGCAAGCAGCTGCCGACGGCGGTCATCGCCCTGGTCGCCTACATGCTCCTGGTGGTCGTCGCCGTGACGCTGTTCGGCGTGCCCCTCCGCGGCCACGGCCCGATGCTCACGGCGTGCGCCTGCCTGTACGTGCTGGCGACGACGGCGATCGGCCTGGTGATCGCCTCGTTCACGTCCAGCCAGGTGGCGGCGGTGTTCGCCACGGCGATCGTCACGATGCTCCCCACGATCCAGTTCTCGGGCCTGTTCCAGCCGGTATCGACGCTCGTCGGCCAGGCCCGCGTGATCGGCACGCTGTGGCCGACGACCTATTTCCTCCACGCCAGCGTCGGCGCGTTTACCAAGGGGCTCGACGCCCCCCTCCTCGCCGCCGACGCGCTGGCCCTGGCGGCGTTCGTGCCGGTGCTCCTGGCGATCGCCCGCGCCCTGCTCCCGCGGCAGGAGGTCTGA